The proteins below are encoded in one region of Fusobacteriaceae bacterium:
- the hisIE gene encoding bifunctional phosphoribosyl-AMP cyclohydrolase/phosphoribosyl-ATP diphosphatase HisIE codes for MTKEELFQTIKFDERGLVPVIAQDVHSKHVRMMAWMNREALGKTLETGRVCYYSRSRRELWVKGETSGHFQYLKKLEIDCDGDCLLIQIEQVGGISCHTGHKTCFFRELSEIPETGATADAAGAVPDAMLTRLEEKIRDRLSRPVAGSYTNYLFDNGLDKILKKIGEEAAETIIACKNQDRAQIKAEVADLLYHLTVMLAERDIRWDGIASELLSRE; via the coding sequence ATGACAAAAGAAGAATTGTTTCAAACGATCAAATTTGACGAAAGGGGCCTCGTCCCCGTGATCGCACAGGACGTGCACAGCAAGCACGTGCGCATGATGGCCTGGATGAATCGCGAAGCCCTCGGGAAAACGCTGGAGACCGGACGGGTCTGCTACTATTCGCGCTCAAGGCGGGAGCTCTGGGTCAAGGGGGAAACCTCGGGCCATTTCCAGTACCTGAAAAAGCTTGAAATAGACTGCGACGGCGATTGCCTCCTGATCCAGATCGAGCAGGTCGGCGGGATCTCCTGCCATACGGGGCACAAGACCTGCTTTTTCCGGGAACTCTCGGAAATTCCCGAAACCGGGGCGACGGCGGACGCCGCCGGGGCTGTTCCCGACGCCATGCTGACGCGCCTTGAGGAAAAGATCCGGGACCGGCTGTCCAGGCCCGTGGCGGGATCTTATACCAATTATCTCTTTGATAACGGTTTGGACAAAATCTTGAAGAAAATCGGCGAAGAGGCCGCCGAGACCATTATCGCCTGCAAAAATCAAGACCGGGCCCAAATCAAGGCCGAAGTGGCGGACCTCCTGTACCATCTGACGGTCATGCTGGCCGAACGGGATATCCGCTGGGACGGAATCGCGTCGGAATTGCTCAGCAGAGAATAA
- the hisA gene encoding 1-(5-phosphoribosyl)-5-[(5-phosphoribosylamino)methylideneamino]imidazole-4-carboxamide isomerase, with translation MRIIPAIDLIGGKCVRLYQGDFDKVTEYGADPAAVALEFQGKGAKYLHLVDLDGARKGGPENAAVVRAILEKTNLEVELGGGIRTVETAKKWLDLGVSRVILGSVILEDISVLKALTDLYGGGRIIAGIDAIGGKIAIHGWKTVTDIRAAEFAETLKKAGATEIIYTDIAKDGALAGINADEIKTMLETGMRITASGGVSSLEDLRILAELGCAGAIIGKALYAGRIKLEEATALPFAADDEKPHKT, from the coding sequence ATGAGGATCATTCCGGCTATCGATCTGATCGGCGGCAAATGCGTGCGCCTCTATCAGGGCGATTTTGACAAAGTGACGGAATACGGCGCCGATCCCGCGGCCGTGGCGCTGGAATTTCAAGGGAAAGGCGCGAAATATTTACATTTGGTTGATCTGGACGGCGCCCGCAAGGGCGGCCCGGAAAACGCGGCCGTGGTCCGCGCGATCCTCGAAAAAACCAACCTTGAGGTCGAGCTGGGCGGCGGCATCCGGACCGTTGAAACGGCAAAAAAATGGTTGGATCTCGGAGTCAGCCGGGTGATTTTGGGCAGCGTCATCCTCGAAGACATCTCGGTCCTGAAGGCCCTGACCGATCTGTACGGCGGCGGGCGGATCATTGCGGGAATAGACGCCATCGGCGGCAAAATCGCGATCCACGGCTGGAAGACCGTAACGGATATCCGGGCCGCGGAATTCGCCGAAACGCTGAAAAAAGCAGGCGCAACGGAAATCATCTATACGGATATCGCCAAAGACGGGGCCCTTGCCGGGATCAACGCCGACGAGATCAAGACCATGCTGGAAACAGGCATGCGGATTACGGCTTCGGGGGGCGTCAGTTCCCTTGAAGACCTGCGGATTCTGGCGGAGCTCGGCTGCGCCGGGGCCATTATCGGAAAGGCGCTCTACGCCGGGCGGATAAAATTGGAGGAGGCGACGGCCCTGCCCTTTGCGGCGGACGACGAAAAGCCTCACAAAACCTGA
- the hisH gene encoding imidazole glycerol phosphate synthase subunit HisH codes for MIAIIDYGMGNLSSVRNALDFLGLENKITAEAEEILEADKVILPGVGAFADAIGTLREGGYDAVIKRVVADNKPLLGICLGYQLMFEKSWEFGEYEGLGLLPGEIKKLEVPLKIPHVGWNSLEKAFESKLFAGLESGQYVYFVHSYVLEGTPDFVSCYTTYGTRFPVSVEKGNIHGVQFHPEKSGKAGLQILRNFGALS; via the coding sequence ATGATCGCCATTATCGATTACGGCATGGGGAACCTGAGCAGCGTCAGAAACGCGCTGGATTTTCTGGGACTCGAAAACAAAATCACGGCGGAAGCGGAAGAGATTCTTGAAGCCGACAAGGTGATTCTCCCCGGGGTGGGCGCCTTTGCCGACGCCATCGGGACGCTGAGGGAGGGCGGCTACGACGCGGTGATCAAGCGGGTCGTGGCGGACAACAAACCCCTTCTGGGGATCTGTCTCGGCTATCAACTGATGTTTGAAAAAAGCTGGGAATTCGGCGAATACGAGGGCCTGGGTCTTTTGCCCGGCGAGATCAAAAAGCTCGAAGTCCCGCTCAAAATCCCCCATGTGGGCTGGAATTCCCTTGAAAAAGCCTTTGAGTCCAAGCTCTTCGCGGGGCTTGAGAGCGGGCAATACGTATATTTTGTCCATTCTTACGTATTGGAAGGAACGCCCGATTTTGTGAGCTGCTATACGACTTACGGGACCCGTTTCCCCGTCAGCGTCGAAAAAGGCAATATCCACGGCGTGCAGTTCCACCCGGAAAAAAGCGGAAAGGCGGGCCTGCAAATCCTCCGGAATTTCGGAGCCCTCTCATGA
- the hisB gene encoding imidazoleglycerol-phosphate dehydratase HisB, whose protein sequence is MTKRQGTIERNTKETQIKVVLSLDGGAADIATGIGFFDHMLAQVAKHGNIGLSVSAKGDLDVDCHHTVEDVGIALGLALREALGDFTGVNRYGSAVVPMDEALATCAIDCCNRANAAVDDPFTTEMIGDLATEMIGEFFKALAANAGINVHILVHRGKNNHHIAEAMFKSFGRALKEAVTENTQAGTLSTKGVL, encoded by the coding sequence ATGACAAAACGACAGGGAACCATCGAACGGAATACGAAGGAAACACAGATCAAAGTTGTCCTGTCTCTGGACGGCGGGGCGGCGGACATCGCGACGGGAATCGGCTTTTTCGACCACATGCTGGCGCAGGTGGCGAAACACGGCAATATCGGCCTTTCTGTCTCGGCAAAGGGGGACCTCGACGTCGACTGCCACCACACGGTGGAAGACGTGGGGATCGCGCTGGGATTGGCGCTGCGAGAGGCGCTGGGGGATTTTACCGGCGTCAACCGCTACGGTTCGGCCGTCGTTCCCATGGACGAGGCTCTGGCGACCTGCGCCATTGATTGCTGCAACAGAGCCAACGCGGCCGTCGATGATCCTTTTACGACGGAAATGATCGGAGATTTGGCTACGGAAATGATCGGCGAATTTTTCAAGGCCCTGGCGGCAAACGCCGGAATCAACGTCCATATCCTGGTCCACCGGGGGAAAAACAACCACCATATTGCCGAGGCCATGTTCAAGAGCTTCGGACGGGCGCTCAAGGAAGCGGTTACGGAAAATACACAGGCGGGAACGCTTTCCACAAAGGGGGTATTATGA
- the hisF gene encoding imidazole glycerol phosphate synthase subunit HisF, whose translation MLGKRIIPCLDIRDGRVVKGVNFVNLIDAGDPVAVARAYNNSMADEVVFLDITASSDRRGILIDVIRRAAREVFIPLTVGGGIRNIDNIREVLNAGADKISVNSAAVLDPELIRKSSLRFGSQCIVVAIDAKWNGDYYEVYINGGRTPTGKDAVKWAREAEDLGAGEILLTSMDTDGTKNGYEISLTRAISDSLHIPVIASGGAGNIAHFRDVFLEAHADAALAASLFHFKELDILDLKHELAGAGIPVRLS comes from the coding sequence ATGCTGGGAAAACGCATCATACCATGTTTGGACATCAGGGACGGCAGAGTCGTCAAAGGGGTGAATTTTGTCAATCTGATCGACGCCGGGGATCCGGTGGCGGTGGCCCGGGCCTATAACAACTCCATGGCCGACGAGGTGGTGTTTCTGGACATCACGGCCTCCAGCGACAGGCGGGGCATCCTGATCGACGTGATCCGCCGGGCAGCGCGGGAGGTGTTTATTCCGCTTACGGTGGGAGGCGGCATCCGCAATATCGACAATATCCGGGAAGTCCTGAACGCCGGGGCGGACAAAATCTCCGTCAACAGCGCGGCGGTCCTGGATCCGGAGCTTATCCGGAAGAGCAGCCTGCGCTTCGGCAGCCAGTGCATCGTCGTCGCCATCGACGCCAAATGGAACGGGGACTATTACGAAGTCTATATCAACGGCGGCAGAACCCCCACGGGCAAAGACGCCGTCAAATGGGCGCGGGAAGCCGAAGATTTGGGCGCGGGGGAAATTTTGTTGACCTCCATGGATACCGACGGCACAAAAAACGGCTATGAAATTTCCCTGACCAGGGCCATCAGCGATTCCCTGCATATTCCGGTAATCGCCTCGGGCGGGGCGGGAAACATTGCCCATTTCCGGGACGTATTCCTCGAAGCCCATGCCGACGCGGCACTGGCGGCGAGCCTCTTCCATTTCAAGGAACTGGACATCCTCGATTTGAAACACGAACTGGCGGGCGCGGGCATTCCCGTACGCCTGTCCTGA